A genomic window from Cardiocondyla obscurior isolate alpha-2009 linkage group LG02, Cobs3.1, whole genome shotgun sequence includes:
- the LOC139110120 gene encoding uncharacterized protein isoform X1 — translation MFSYRGLFQLSAVSISLLSTVLAEISKYQYTSDNDVAVKSSLINLNDKYQVNTPRVVRVYTQDSYPDNLSVPSEVFERLLEPKKLIVLPTREDLHLLTQLYDYPHMFPNAINPQYAIIYMGPKLIGHPRNNDYGYRVYAYKLKPEESLKAWSEKISFARFAPSSRWERSDLPPFIAVSQPTTKIDQNDDFGCISEYGKPPSPCITPPLVFGIMSLRTRTDLPNHHTFVSNMVPKTQQQAWPARDQRYFKEYDGSLNLEESYYPFASQQDSVNDYSGKYRDSQGNKQPSEENMAKLMQLMTSLNFLRPGEYFTRVILPKVPVVTQNRQAEHREEIPLQDDARYRQVVMIQDEPNIEKVLTYWPVTMLGLPILLPKKKHESPAELAIRITN, via the exons ATGTTTTCATATCGAGGATTa ttCCAGTTATCAGCAGTATCAATTTCGTTATTAAGTACCGTACTTGCCGAAATATCCAAGTACCAATATACAAGTGACAATGATGTGGCCGTAAAATCGTCTTTAATCAACCTCAATG ATAAATATCAAGTCAACACTCCTCGCGTTGTTCGCGTTTACACGCAAGATTCGTATCCTGATAATCTTTCCGTTCCTAGCGAAGTTTTTGAAAGGCTTTTAGAACCTAAAAAGCTTATAGTACTTCCTACCCGTGAGGATCTTCACCTCTTGACACAGCTATACGATTATCCTCACATGTTTCCGAATGCCATAAATCCGCAGTACGCAATCATTTACATGGGTCCGAAACTAATAGGGCATCCAAGAAACAACGATTATG GATATCGCGTGTACGCctataaattaaaaccagAAGAATCGCTGAAAGCGTGGAGTGAAAAGATATCTTTCGCAAGATTTGCTCCGTCCTCGAGATGGGAAAGATCGGACCTTCCGCCATTTATCGCCGTTTCACAGCCTACTACAAAAATTGATCAAAACGACGATTTCGGTTGCATCAGTGAATATGGAAAACCACCATCACCATGCATCACTCCGCCGCTCGTATTTGGAATCATGAGCTTGCGTACAAGAACCGATTTGCCAAATCATCACACGTTTGTCTCCAACATGGTACCAAAGACGCAACAGCAAGCATGGCCTGCGCGCGAccaaagatattttaaagaatacgACGGGTCTTTGAATTTGGAGGAATCGTACTATCCATTTGCTAGTCAACAAGATTCCGTAAACGATTACAGCGGTAAATACCGAGATTCACAAGGGAACAAACAGCCGAGTGAAGAAAATATGGCAAAACTAATGCAGCTGATGACGTCATTAAACTTTCTTCGGCCAGGGGAATATTTCACGCGAGTTATATTACCCAAGGTACCAGTTGTAACGCAAAACAGACAAGCTGAGCACCGAGAAGAGATTCCTTTGCAA GACGACGCAAGATATAGACAAGTAGTTATGATTCAGGACGAGCCTAATATAGAAAAGGTTCTCACCTATTGGCCTGTTACCATGCTTGGCTTACCAATACTTCtccctaaaaaaaaacacgaatCGCCTGCAGA ACTAGCTATCAGGATAACTAATTAA
- the LOC139110120 gene encoding uncharacterized protein isoform X2, producing the protein MFSYRGLFQLSAVSISLLSTVLAEISKYQYTSDNDVAVKSSLINLNDKYQVNTPRVVRVYTQDSYPDNLSVPSEVFERLLEPKKLIVLPTREDLHLLTQLYDYPHMFPNAINPQYAIIYMGPKLIGHPRNNDYGYRVYAYKLKPEESLKAWSEKISFARFAPSSRWERSDLPPFIAVSQPTTKIDQNDDFGCISEYGKPPSPCITPPLVFGIMSLRTRTDLPNHHTFVSNMVPKTQQQAWPARDQRYFKEYDGSLNLEESYYPFASQQDSVNDYSGKYRDSQGNKQPSEENMAKLMQLMTSLNFLRPGEYFTRVILPKVPVVTQNRQAEHREEIPLQDDARYRQVVMIQDEPNIEKTSYQDN; encoded by the exons ATGTTTTCATATCGAGGATTa ttCCAGTTATCAGCAGTATCAATTTCGTTATTAAGTACCGTACTTGCCGAAATATCCAAGTACCAATATACAAGTGACAATGATGTGGCCGTAAAATCGTCTTTAATCAACCTCAATG ATAAATATCAAGTCAACACTCCTCGCGTTGTTCGCGTTTACACGCAAGATTCGTATCCTGATAATCTTTCCGTTCCTAGCGAAGTTTTTGAAAGGCTTTTAGAACCTAAAAAGCTTATAGTACTTCCTACCCGTGAGGATCTTCACCTCTTGACACAGCTATACGATTATCCTCACATGTTTCCGAATGCCATAAATCCGCAGTACGCAATCATTTACATGGGTCCGAAACTAATAGGGCATCCAAGAAACAACGATTATG GATATCGCGTGTACGCctataaattaaaaccagAAGAATCGCTGAAAGCGTGGAGTGAAAAGATATCTTTCGCAAGATTTGCTCCGTCCTCGAGATGGGAAAGATCGGACCTTCCGCCATTTATCGCCGTTTCACAGCCTACTACAAAAATTGATCAAAACGACGATTTCGGTTGCATCAGTGAATATGGAAAACCACCATCACCATGCATCACTCCGCCGCTCGTATTTGGAATCATGAGCTTGCGTACAAGAACCGATTTGCCAAATCATCACACGTTTGTCTCCAACATGGTACCAAAGACGCAACAGCAAGCATGGCCTGCGCGCGAccaaagatattttaaagaatacgACGGGTCTTTGAATTTGGAGGAATCGTACTATCCATTTGCTAGTCAACAAGATTCCGTAAACGATTACAGCGGTAAATACCGAGATTCACAAGGGAACAAACAGCCGAGTGAAGAAAATATGGCAAAACTAATGCAGCTGATGACGTCATTAAACTTTCTTCGGCCAGGGGAATATTTCACGCGAGTTATATTACCCAAGGTACCAGTTGTAACGCAAAACAGACAAGCTGAGCACCGAGAAGAGATTCCTTTGCAA GACGACGCAAGATATAGACAAGTAGTTATGATTCAGGACGAGCCTAATATAGAAAAG ACTAGCTATCAGGATAACTAA
- the LOC139110099 gene encoding uncharacterized protein, which produces MFLYRELLIALLISLASIVLADIIVQPGYTHQYGNYPQHQIVPQTKSPTEQYRSKAYNAHTYPSYKPYETNAKYFIGYPRHHYPHYPHYPHYHHRPYYPSNPHRLHFAKIGGRGYEKPSVYLGYPKPFIVHSRRKRSFESNPANIESSKIKITEKDNDVAAKSPVIDIKNLAVDDSLLPENEPTDTNDKRVVKRQVGVNNPFLSDGITTAYYHPVILNTMKDILQTRHPGIHFVPVREKTPEQEETPTNGYRIISNEPTILHSMSETDDDSQYRDALNTEKKISTEEFTSAIENVNLHLPSGVYRVWNPKGEDSQLNEPSYPEYRSLDARMYGMAPSTRTEQVWRSNYNSNYRDAEDAEDVEDVEDAINQKPTAEQILSLMALIRTLWPKTHPFFVNTEEQVKAFQTRAAHQEMYPSQAITNTATPRQLKFSLLTPYYSEELANVYAESPNIKATPTFTQYSHNWDKNNNQPLNTYTTPNTNYDFGWNNQYIDFGTNPPTLHKYPYYIPKQVLGEILTTSSRYSPSMISEI; this is translated from the exons ATGTTTTTGTACCGAGAATTA ttAATAGCACTGCTAATTTCGTTAGCAAGTATCGTACTTGCCGACATAATTGTTCAACCCGGTTACACACATCAATATGGAAACTACCCACAACATCAGATCGTTCCACAGACGAAGTCTCCCACTGAACAATATCGTTCAAAAGCTTACAATGCTCATACGTATCCATCTTATAAACCGTATGAAACCAATGCTAAGTATTTCATAGGATACCCTCGACATCATTATCCTCATTATCCTCATTATCCTCATTATCACCATCGTCCTTATTATCCATCAAATCCGCATCGCTTGCATTTCGCAAAAATCGGAGGCCGCGGATATGAGAAGCCATCAGTATACCTCGGCTATCCTAAACCTTTC atAGTCCACAGCCGAAGGAAAAGGTCATTTGAATCAAATCCTGCAAACATCGAATccagcaaaattaaaatcacagaAAAGGATAATGATGTGGCCGCGAAGTCGCCCGTAATTGACATTAAGAATCTCGCTGTCGACGACTCGTTACTTCCAGAAAACGAACCTACCGATACTAatg ATAAGCGTGTGGTAAAGCGTCAAGTTGGCGTGAATAATCCTTTTCTATCAGACGGTATTACGACAGCGTATTACCACCCAGTAATCCTCAATACAATGAAAGACATTCTACAAACACGGCACCCTGGTATACATTTTGTACCAGTTCGTGAGAAGACTCCGGAACAAGAGGAAACTCCAACTAATGGATACCGGATTATTTCTAACGAACCTACAATATTACATTCGATGTCGGAAACTGATGATGATAGTCAATACCGAGATGCATTAAAtacggaaaagaaaatttcaactGAAGAATTTACGTCTGCCATCGAGAACGTGAATTTACATTTACCGTCAGGAGTTTATCGTGTATGGAATCCTAAAGGAGAAGATTCGCAACTAAACGAACCATCATATCCAGAGTACCGATCACTTGACGCACGTATGTATGGAATGGCACCTTCTACAAGAACTGAGCAAGTTTGGAGAAGCAATTACAATAGTAACTACCGGGATGCAGAAGACGCAGAAGACGTAGAAGACGTAGAAGATGCTATAAATCAAAAACCAACTGCAGAACAAATACTCTCACTTATGGCGTTAATAAGAACACTTTGGCCAAAGACCCATCCCTTTTTTGTCAATACTGAAGAACAAGTAAAAGCATTCCAAACGCGAGCTGCACACCAAGAAATGTACCCTTCACAA GCAATCACGAATACTGCCACACCAAGACAACTGAAATTCTCTTTACTTACTCCTTATTATTCTGAAGAGTTAGCGAACGTTTACGCCGAATCGCCCAACATAAAAGCAACACCTACTTTTACACAATATTCACATAATTGggacaaaaataataatcaaccTCTAAATACCTATACGACTCCTAATACGAACTACGACTTTGGTTGGAACAATCAGTATATCGACTTCGGTACGAATCCTCCCACACTTCATAAATACCCTTACTATATTCCTAAACAAGTACTGGGTGAAATACTTACTACTTCTTCAAGATACTCGCCATCGATGATATCGGAAATATAA